From Halorussus lipolyticus:
CTCTCCCGAACCGTCCCGGCGATGCGCTCGGCGTAGGAGAGGTGGTAGAAGCTTCCGAAGTGGACCGGCGCGTCGGCGGGGTTCGCCAGCGTCTCGACGGTGTTGATGGAGGTCCGGACTCCGACCTCCTCGCGGGTCGGTCGCAGGTCGTGGACTCGCGGGTTGAACTTCGACTGGGCGTAGAATCCGAATCCCACCTCGTCCACCATCTCCGCGCTCGCTTCGGGTTCGAGGCCGGTGGCGACCCCCAGCGCGTCCAGCACGTCCCGGTAGGTCGTGCCGTGCTTGGCGGGCAGGTCGGGACCGCTGTGGACCACGACTGGCACCCCGGCCTCGGCGGAGACCAACCCGGCCGCGACCCCCAGAATCGCGGTCTTCCGCTTGCCGTCGTAGTTCGCGCCGCAGTCCACCGGGTCGGCCTCGGGCGCAACTGATTCGACCGACCGGTCTCGCATCGCGTCGGCGAACCCGGCCAACTCCTCGGGCGTACTCTCCTTCCAGCGATTCGCCAGCAGGAAGGCCCCGAGTGTCGCCGAGGCCGGATTGCCGACCAGCACGCGCTCGAAGGACTCTCTGGCCTGCTCGTAGCTCATGTCGTCGGCGGTCTTCGGCCCGGAGCCGATTACCTCGGTCAGGAGGCGCTTCAGCGGCCACTCGCCGGAGACGGGACGCTCGCCGACCTCTTTCCCGCTCACTGCTGGTTCACCTCGATTTCCTCCTCGGCGGGACTCGCCGCGCTCGCGGCGGGACTCCACTCGCCCGGCGCTCCACTCTCGCCCGCCGCTCCACTGCCGAGGCAGTGCGCGACTGTCTCGCGGACGTTCACGACCTCGCCGACCACGGTGACGGCGGGCGGTTCGATGCCGACCCGCCGCGCCCGGTCCACGATGGTATCCAGCGTCCCGATGACGGTTCGCTCGTCGTCCAGCGTGGCGCGCTCGACCATCGCCACCGGAGTCTCGTCGCCGACGCCGTGGGATTTCAGCGCCGACACGTTGTCGGGCAGTCGCCCCACGCCCATCAGGACGACGAGGGTCCCGCCGGCCGAGACGATGTTTGCGAGTGATTCCCAGTCTATCGCGCTGTCGGGCTTGGTCGGGTCCTCGTGGCCCGTGACGACCGCGAGAGCAGAGGCGTGGTCTCGGTGGGTCGCCGGAATCCCGCCGGCGCTCGGCCCGGCAATCGCACTCGTCACGCCGGGCACGAACTCGA
This genomic window contains:
- the cobA gene encoding uroporphyrinogen-III C-methyltransferase translates to MSHATDTTGTVYLVGAGPGDPELLTVKARRLLDEAEVVLRDNLVGEAIVESLPDRTAVENVGKRPGGDRTPQAEINDRLVRHARAGRDVVRLKGGDPTLFGRGGEEAEHLAHHGVPFEFVPGVTSAIAGPSAGGIPATHRDHASALAVVTGHEDPTKPDSAIDWESLANIVSAGGTLVVLMGVGRLPDNVSALKSHGVGDETPVAMVERATLDDERTVIGTLDTIVDRARRVGIEPPAVTVVGEVVNVRETVAHCLGSGAAGESGAPGEWSPAASAASPAEEEIEVNQQ
- a CDS encoding anthranilate phosphoribosyltransferase, which codes for MSGKEVGERPVSGEWPLKRLLTEVIGSGPKTADDMSYEQARESFERVLVGNPASATLGAFLLANRWKESTPEELAGFADAMRDRSVESVAPEADPVDCGANYDGKRKTAILGVAAGLVSAEAGVPVVVHSGPDLPAKHGTTYRDVLDALGVATGLEPEASAEMVDEVGFGFYAQSKFNPRVHDLRPTREEVGVRTSINTVETLANPADAPVHFGSFYHLSYAERIAGTVRESRELPFERVVMAQGMEGYDDVRPGTTRIAEWDESVGGEIEDGAVETADFGADFEREALRVADLAEDSASVTEEVLAGERDGPFADAVVLNAGFRIYAGGGAESVGDGVEQARDVLADGAVRNRLDALRNFEP